Genomic segment of Primulina tabacum isolate GXHZ01 chromosome 11, ASM2559414v2, whole genome shotgun sequence:
TCTATCTATATATTTTGAATCTTGTCTACGTTTATGTCAGATTTTATTCATCGTGGAGATGTCTCGTGTAGCTGTACGATTATTTGGATATATTGATGCTTGCTTGGATTTAGTTTTTGTTGTTTTGGACTCTTGTCAGCTTTATTTGCATTGTGGATGAATTGTTACTGGTTTGTGTCTAGTCCGAAGTTGTGTGTGATTGTTTATTAATTCAACTGAGTCGTATTTgagtcatttttattttacaagtattttaaacttttgaTATGTCATATTCACGAGAAGCTCATGCAAAATTTTTTATAGGTCGATGTccattttaaagtatttaaaaaaatctcgCTGCAaacttaaattaataaatattgtttgataattaattataattataataactGGATCtcataacaataataaatttttattgacgGTTGTTTTTTTTAAGTAAGTATATTAATGACTCTCATTTTCTAAATTAGATATCGACAACTtagttatttaaaattataattaaatttttcaatattcaaaaatataaaataaaaataattaaaactattATAAACTAAACTAATAGCTACTTCTATTTCACCTTTATTATATGTATTTTGTCGCTACCTCCTTCTAGTGAATTGACATAAAACTTTCGCGAGAGATGCTTGGGTTTTAAATCCAAGTAAAACAAAAAACTTCGgtcaaaaaatttatatgtattatttctagtttcaaatatatatatatatacatacacatattatttctaatttttaattattctttAATCAAGGGACGTTTCATTcttgtttttataatttatcacatgtcttcttaatttttataattaaaaaaaatattctttctATTAATCATAATATATAATTGAAAGAAATATAGAGTCTTAATATCTTAAAATGAAatgttattatcaaatttatcatttaaatattCTTTACAAAAATATCTTacgttaattaatttttaatatgtaATCTATATCAATAAATAGAGTTAAAATAATAGCtctaatttattaaaaaattgtgaATTTAATCAGTAGACGGCATATGATGTATTTTATAACAATGATATAAAATAATAGAAGACcttaatttattttcaaatttttaatgtGCTTCACATTTTATCCTCAACTCgttaaattaaaagttttaccaccccataattaattataattttgaataaaaaatttaaccaaatttttttatacCCCTCATATTTAGGAATAGTTtagttattttatattatataacaaAAAGGTTATGACTAAATTTTAAGTGTAGGGTTTATTGAAACCcaccaaaaaatattaataatttttcttttttaaaaaatcaaatacattatcattattatcttCTTTATGATGCCAAAGAACATTGAGTATGCGAATACAAATCGCGAATTTTCCAATTGAAAGGCGATGAACAATCAGAGTTTGCTGGACAAAAACTGTGTTTGAGATATGAGTTGTGCTCTGACTTGGTCTCTCCTTAATTTCCCAGTTGTCGTTAATGGGAAATCAGTCCTCCATAAAACAAATCTTTTTGGAATTTTAAATCTGCACGAAATTTATACGACTCCGTCATAAATTTGGATATTTACATTTGTGACGTAATAATCAAGAGCACATGGATAGAAGGAATTATATATACCCTGTCAAATTCTTGTCTTTACAATATTGCCTGAGGCTCTCGCCTGACAAAACTTGGGCTCCGACTTCCGCCGAGTTACTATCAGACCATCTCCAGCCTTGTTTCAATTGAACACAGCCTATTACCATCTCGGTTAATCTGGCATCCGGGACGCCCACAACGACGATCTTGGAGACTCCTGGATGTAGGGATATGACAGATTCCACCTATTTTATGCAAACAAATTTTATCAGGATTCGAATTTATTTGGAACGAACATTTAAGAAAGGCTCGAGTTGTGACCTCTTCGGGATAAATGTTCTCCCCTCCGGTTTTGATCTTATCCTTTTCGCGCCCGAACAGCCAAAGATTACCACGATCATCCAACTGCCCTATATCTCCTGTATCGATCCAACCTTGGTGGAAAGGATTCGAATGCATGGATTGACCCCAGTAACGGAGCATTGCGTGCGGACCCCTCATGAATATTCTCCCCGGACTCGAAGGCTCCTCTGCGTGTACTTTTAGCTCGATATGTGGGGCGGGCTTGCCTACACAGACACCTCCTTGAGCACTTAAGTTGGAGTTTGTTACATCATTTTGCTTCTGGTGATGGCTCCGATCTTGTGTTGGATCTTTAAGAGTCATGAAAGTTAGTGAGGAACATGCCTCAGTCATTCCTGcaaagaaaattcaaaacaaagaaaCTGAGAACGAACATGTTGAGAATGTATAAATCACGTCGATGAAATGAAGAACACACCGTAAGCTGAGAGAATCGTGGctcttgggaaaattttggtagCATCTTGGAAAAGCAGAGGAGACAAACCACCGCCACCATTCAAGATCTTCGTCACGGATTCAAAACTTCCAGAGGGTTGCTGTGCCCTGAAAGAGTTACGGTCTAATGAGATAACAGAGTTTAAGCAGAGACATGAAGGCAGACAGAATATATATACGTGTGCGCGCGCGCGCCATAACAAATATATCATTGTTTTACCTATTAATGGTGATTAAATCAGCCATCATCGTAGGCACGGTGATCAAAGAAGTCACGCTGTGTTCCCTGATGGCTTCACATGCTAAGCGAGCTTCGAATTTCGGCATCATAACATGGCGACCTCCGGCCATTAACACTGCCATGGCCGACGATATTCCTCCTATGTGGCATAACGGACCGGTGTGCAAATAAATCTGCAAGAGTTTCATTTTGAAATCAGATGGTCAGTGTTGTCAAAATCACCACTTTCCCACATAGATTCGGTGAAGAAAAACAGTACATCATCATCGTCGTAGCGAACTATGGCTATTTTCGCAAGGGATTGCACAACTAAAGCTGAATGAGTTATGGTAGCTCCTTTTGGCCGTCCCGTGGTTCCTATGGGaaac
This window contains:
- the LOC142519403 gene encoding 2-succinylbenzoate--CoA ligase, chloroplastic/peroxisomal-like — encoded protein: MANYSEAHICQCLSRLATARRESVVTIDGDRRKTGRQFVEGVVGLANGLLQLGVVPGDVVSISALNSDLYLEWILAITYIGGIVAPLNYRWGLEEAKSAMDVAKPVLLVTDSSRGFWHSKFSIDNVPSLRWHVLMGMDVKPINTETIFAAELMKEPVGKSVNLDYVWAPERAAVICFTSGTTGRPKGATITHSALVVQSLAKIAIVRYDDDDIYLHTGPLCHIGGISSAMAVLMAGGRHVMMPKFEARLACEAIREHSVTSLITVPTMMADLITINRAQQPSGSFESVTKILNGGGGLSPLLFQDATKIFPRATILSAYGMTEACSSLTFMTLKDPTQDRSHHQKQNDVTNSNLSAQGGVCVGKPAPHIELKVHAEEPSSPGRIFMRGPHAMLRYWGQSMHSNPFHQGWIDTGDIGQLDDRGNLWLFGREKDKIKTGGENIYPEEVESVISLHPGVSKIVVVGVPDARLTEMVIGCVQLKQGWRWSDSNSAEVGAQVLSGESLRQYCKDKNLTGFKIPKRFVLWRTDFPLTTTGKLRRDQVRAQLISQTQFLSSKL